In one Papilio machaon chromosome 15, ilPapMach1.1, whole genome shotgun sequence genomic region, the following are encoded:
- the LOC106720947 gene encoding glyoxylate reductase/hydroxypyruvate reductase has product MLKKNVQRLLFVTFMASVFNTALSVEDVPNTNMTKSLKVLVSSNDYLDSGIKILEEHFTVIKSRYQNFSEEGLTKNKDELFDLIPGCSALVWVSHHPITKELLDRAGPQLKVVSTASAGYNHCNVPELKKRGIKLANTPGVLSAAVAEVAIALMLGAARRFTENLDQVHSGEWEIGFDKVLGQDIQGSTVGIVGLGGIGQATVKRLRGFDVEKFLYTGHREKPEAKELGAEFVDLDTLLAHSDFVVLAVPLTDETKHMINKTTLAKMKKNAILINVGRGDLVNQDDLYDALKNRDIYSAGLDVTTPEPLPKDHKLLTLPNIFILPHIGSATIGTRNAMAVLAAKNVVNALNGKPLITPVLE; this is encoded by the exons ATGCTTAAGAAAAATGTTCAGAGATTACTATTTGTCACGTTTATGGCGTCAGTTTTTAATACAGCATTGTCTGTGGAAGACGTTCCGAACACAAATATGACGAAATCACTCAAAGTTCTTGTGTCTTCTAATGACTACCTCGACagtggaattaaaattttagaagaaca ttttacagtaataaaaagCCGCTACCAAAACTTTAGTGAAGAGGGCCTTACGAAGAATAAAGATGAGTTATTCGACCTCATTCCGGGATGCTCTGCACTTGTCTGGGTGTCTCACCATCCTATTACAAAGGAGCTTTTGGATAGAGCAG GGCCTCAGCTGAAGGTTGTTAGCACAGCGTCTGCGGGCTATAACCACTGCAACGTGCCGGAGCTGAAAAAGCGTGGTATCAAGCTGGCCAACACGCCTGGCGTGCTGAGCGCCGCGGTCGCTGAAGTCGCCATAGCGCTTATGCTCGGAGCTGCAAGACGCTTCACTGAGAACCTTGATCAGGTGCACAG TGGCGAATGGGAAATCGGTTTCGACAAAGTCCTCGGTCAAGATATCCAAGGCAGCACAGTTGGTATTGTGGGTCTTGGTGGTATCGGACAGGCAACGGTCAAACGGTTGCGTGGATTTGATGTTGAGAAATTCCTCTACACAGGTCATCGCGAAAAGCCTGAGG CCAAGGAGCTAGGCGCTGAATTCGTAGACTTGGACACTCTGCTGGCTCATAGCGACTTCGTGGTGCTCGCCGTGCCTCTGACCGACGAAACCAAGCACATGATCAACAAGACAACGCTGGCCAAGATGAAGAAGAATGCTATACTCATTAACGTCGGACGTGGAG ACCTAGTGAACCAAGACGACCTGTACGACGCTCTGAAGAACAGAGATATCTATTCTGCTGGTCTAGATGTTACCACACCGGAGCCGCTACCCAAAGACCACAAGCTGCTCACGTTGCCTAACATCT TTATTCTTCCTCATATTGGCAGCGCGACGATCGGTACACGGAACGCAATGGCCGTGCTTGCCGCCAAAAACGTTGTCAACGCCCTTAATGGAAAACCCTTAATTACACCAGTTTTggaataa
- the LOC106720983 gene encoding glyoxylate reductase/hydroxypyruvate reductase: protein MALKRVLIANKSFPEIGLELLKKKVEPIVVPHLDYEPESLPAIKKAIIGCDAAIWNTKHQLTGEILDLAGPQLKAISTMSSGTDHINLDDVFTRGLLLGNTPNVLDNCVADIAVGLLIAAARRFKEGVDEIMSGEWKYGVQWSLGQDIAGSTVGVIGFGGIGQAMVRRLKGFDVARFLYSGRSEKPEAKTLGAERMQLEQLLRESDFVLLSCPLTEETRHIINADSLKLMKKNAVLINIGRGGLVDQEALYDALKQGQIFSAGLDVVTPEPLPKDHPLLTLPNCFIVPHLGSATIATRNAMATISANNVTQALEGQPMMYPVL, encoded by the exons ATGGCGCTGAAAAGAGTTCTAATTGCGAATAAATCATTTCCTGAAATTGGATTGGAGTTACTAAAAAAGaa agTAGAACCTATAGTTGTGCCTCATTTAGACTACGAACCGGAGAGCTTGCCGGCGATCAAGAAAGCTATAATAGGCTGTGACGCTGCTATTTGGAATACAAAACATCAGCTCACTGGGGAAATACTGGATTTAGCAG GTCCCCAATTAAAAGCTATTTCCACAATGTCATCTGGTACTGACCACATAAACCTTGATGACGTGTTCACACGCGGCCTGTTGCTAGGCAACACGCCAAACGTGCTCGACAACTGCGTAGCAGACATCGCTGTCGGTCTCCTCATAGCAGCTGCTAGAAGATTCAAAGAAGGCGTAGATGAAATTATGAG CGGTGAATGGAAGTATGGCGTGCAGTGGTCCCTCGGGCAGGACATTGCCGGCAGTACCGTGGGTGTCATAGGATTCGGTGGTATTGGGCAAGCTATGGTAAGGAGGCTAAAAGGCTTTGATGTGGCACGCTTTCTATATTCTGGACGAAGCGAAAAACCTGAAG CGAAGACCCTGGGTGCAGAGCGAATGCAATTAGAGCAGTTGCTAAGAGAGAGCGACTTCGTTCTCCTCTCCTGTCCCCTGACTGAAGAGACCAGACACATAATTAATGCAGACTCGTTAAAGTTAATGAAGAAAAACGCCGTTCTGATTAATATTGGAAGAGGAG gTCTCGTTGATCAAGAAGCATTATACGACGCTCTCAAGCAAGGTCAAATATTTTCCGCGGGTCTAGACGTGGTCACTCCTGAGCCGTTGCCCAAAGACCACCCTCTTCTTACACTGCCCAATTGct tcATAGTGCCACATTTGGGCAGCGCAACAATTGCTACAAGGAATGCAATGGCGACAATATCAGCTAACAACGTAACGCAAGCATTAGAAGGACAGCCAATGATGTATCCAGTGttataa